One Caldalkalibacillus uzonensis DNA window includes the following coding sequences:
- a CDS encoding ABC transporter ATP-binding protein: MTSDLKEMTGVPTQQLNLGPPEKQRIEQSVLKLQNVSIVFHHKHHLPQTLVHHLTLDIRAGETFALVGESGSGKSITALSVIGLLPPSMSVGGERLLFKETDLLQLTEKEHRRLRHKEIAFVFQDYRSSFTPFLTIGKQMVETIQTHLHVKRKIAKELALSALKRVGLPAERAFASYPFQLSGGQLQRAALATALMLRPSLLIADEPSTALDVLSAQHVLALLQKLKQETQCAVLLISHNLNDVLKWADRIGIMYGGMLVEQGDKDCIQHNPQHPYTQLLLQSKPSLSSPPKRLVTIPGEPGLVADQGCPFALRCPYAIDQCHTTPPVRTLIHDHHEASCHLFDVPLEKSTKQEKGLG; encoded by the coding sequence ATGACCAGTGACTTGAAGGAGATGACTGGAGTGCCGACACAACAATTAAACTTGGGACCACCCGAAAAGCAGCGGATTGAACAGTCTGTGCTTAAGTTGCAAAACGTCAGCATCGTGTTTCACCATAAGCATCACCTCCCCCAAACGTTAGTTCACCACCTTACATTAGACATTCGGGCCGGTGAAACGTTTGCCTTGGTTGGTGAAAGCGGCAGTGGCAAAAGTATTACTGCCCTCTCAGTGATTGGGCTATTGCCCCCTTCCATGTCTGTTGGCGGGGAGCGGCTTTTGTTTAAGGAGACTGATCTTCTTCAACTAACAGAGAAGGAACACCGTCGTTTGCGTCATAAAGAAATCGCCTTTGTTTTCCAGGATTACCGCAGCAGCTTTACGCCTTTCTTAACCATTGGCAAACAAATGGTCGAAACCATTCAAACCCACCTCCATGTTAAACGGAAGATAGCCAAGGAACTGGCTCTCTCTGCTCTGAAACGGGTGGGCCTCCCTGCCGAGCGGGCATTTGCCAGCTATCCATTTCAGTTGAGCGGAGGGCAACTCCAGCGGGCAGCACTGGCCACAGCACTCATGTTACGTCCTTCCTTATTAATCGCTGATGAACCGAGCACCGCCTTGGATGTCCTCAGCGCCCAGCATGTGCTGGCCTTATTGCAGAAGCTCAAGCAGGAGACCCAATGCGCTGTCCTTTTAATTAGCCATAACTTAAACGACGTGCTGAAGTGGGCCGACCGCATTGGAATCATGTATGGTGGCATGCTGGTGGAACAAGGAGATAAGGATTGCATTCAGCACAATCCACAGCACCCGTATACGCAGCTGCTTCTGCAAAGCAAGCCTTCCTTGTCATCCCCTCCCAAGCGTCTGGTCACTATTCCAGGTGAACCAGGGCTTGTGGCTGATCAAGGGTGCCCATTTGCCCTGCGCTGCCCCTATGCCATCGATCAATGTCACACGACCCCTCCTGTGCGAACACTTATACATGATCACCACGAAGCATCCTGCCACCTTTTTGATGTGCCCCTGGAAAAAAGCACGAAGCAAGAGAAAGGACTGGGCTGA
- the nikC gene encoding nickel transporter permease, with the protein MIRVMETASYVFREPLCLTGLVVLLVLVLLIVAGPFLVPNDPTEVNMAERLQGPSPTYPLGTDHLGRCIFSRLIEGGKITLGVSFLALLTVLLIGVPLGLWSGYRGGWVDNVLMRVVDSFIAFPDFIVAIAIAGFLGPSLFNLMAAMIMVKWMSYARLVRGIVLAEKEKEYILAARVSGSRERTILYKHLWPRVLSPVLVMATLDMGKMILLISSLSYIGLGAQPPLPEWGAMLNDGRAYFQTMPSLMIYPGLAILLVVLSFNLIGDGLRDILDVKRI; encoded by the coding sequence ATGATTCGTGTCATGGAAACTGCCAGCTACGTGTTTCGCGAACCGCTTTGTTTAACTGGTCTTGTGGTGCTGCTCGTTCTTGTTTTGCTCATAGTTGCCGGCCCTTTCCTGGTACCAAATGATCCAACAGAGGTGAATATGGCTGAACGGCTTCAGGGTCCAAGCCCAACCTATCCCTTGGGGACGGATCATTTAGGACGTTGTATTTTTTCACGTTTGATTGAGGGGGGCAAAATAACCCTGGGTGTTTCTTTTCTAGCTTTATTAACCGTTCTATTGATTGGCGTTCCATTGGGGCTGTGGTCAGGATACAGGGGGGGCTGGGTGGATAACGTCTTAATGAGAGTGGTTGATTCATTTATCGCCTTTCCCGACTTCATTGTGGCCATTGCTATTGCCGGCTTTTTGGGCCCCAGCCTGTTTAACCTGATGGCCGCTATGATTATGGTCAAATGGATGAGCTATGCCCGCCTGGTGAGAGGTATTGTCCTCGCCGAAAAAGAGAAGGAGTACATTCTGGCTGCACGGGTCAGCGGCTCAAGAGAGCGGACAATTTTATACAAGCATTTGTGGCCGCGTGTCCTCTCCCCCGTGTTGGTTATGGCGACATTAGATATGGGCAAAATGATCTTGCTTATCTCTTCACTCTCTTATATTGGCCTGGGAGCGCAACCTCCTCTTCCAGAATGGGGAGCCATGTTGAATGACGGCCGGGCCTACTTCCAAACCATGCCCTCCCTGATGATCTACCCGGGACTGGCTATTTTACTGGTTGTTTTAAGTTTCAATTTGATTGGTGATGGACTGAGAGATATATTGGATGTTAAACGCATCTGA
- a CDS encoding ABC transporter ATP-binding protein, giving the protein MMVLNVKHLTKTYPSGVTAVDDISFQLEAGHCLGIVGESGSGKSTLARLLLALERPDRGEVFLEGVPLYTMRREALRLKRQHIQAVFQDPHASLNPSLTVMTSVLEPLDNFPHAVPSFLKPVSHDRRKLAAALLHMVGLGEDILDRYPHQLSGGQKQRVAIARGISINPKIVVCDEPTASLDVSVQAQVLNLLKSLQEELGMAYVFISHDLAAVRFMCDRVIVMKAGRIVDQCAAGALFKSERHPYTRQLLAASS; this is encoded by the coding sequence ATGATGGTGTTAAACGTCAAACATTTGACCAAAACCTATCCATCCGGAGTCACCGCCGTTGATGACATTTCCTTTCAATTAGAAGCGGGCCACTGCCTGGGAATTGTTGGTGAAAGCGGCAGCGGCAAAAGCACGTTAGCCCGGTTGCTCCTGGCGCTTGAACGTCCTGACCGGGGGGAGGTTTTCTTGGAAGGGGTTCCCCTTTATACTATGCGGCGGGAAGCGCTCAGACTTAAGCGGCAGCATATCCAGGCTGTATTCCAAGATCCCCATGCTTCCCTCAATCCCAGTTTGACCGTGATGACTTCTGTGCTTGAACCTTTGGATAACTTTCCCCATGCGGTTCCTTCTTTCTTAAAGCCAGTGAGTCATGACCGCCGTAAACTGGCTGCGGCCCTGCTTCACATGGTCGGTCTGGGCGAAGACATCCTTGACCGTTACCCCCACCAATTAAGCGGGGGCCAAAAGCAACGTGTCGCTATCGCCCGGGGCATCAGTATTAATCCCAAAATCGTTGTTTGTGATGAACCCACGGCCAGCCTGGATGTCTCCGTCCAAGCCCAGGTGTTAAACTTGCTTAAATCACTGCAAGAAGAACTGGGAATGGCCTATGTCTTTATTTCCCATGATTTAGCTGCTGTGCGCTTTATGTGTGATCGCGTGATTGTCATGAAAGCAGGCCGGATCGTGGACCAATGTGCGGCTGGTGCTCTGTTCAAATCCGAGCGGCATCCTTATACCCGTCAATTACTGGCAGCCAGTTCTTAA
- the nikB gene encoding nickel ABC transporter permease, translating into MQRLILSRLGQLATVLFMLSLFTFMLMKLAPGDPVRSILRADEVLVTKSDEEAVRKELGLDQPWAVQYSHWLWRVIQLDLGVSYVSGRPVLDELLDRLLPTVYLALGGLLVMIVIALPLGTLAAVFHHRLLDHVSRMLAFIGASLPQFWLGLLLVYIFAYQLKLLPSMGEGSFKHIILPSVTLGLGMAAVYARLLRAGLLESFSQDYIRAARSRGLPEWQILMGHAMRAGLLPVITMLGMSLGHLLGGAVVVETLFSWPGLGKLVVDAVFKRDYPIIQGYILFTGLFVVMANLVIDLSYRWLDPRIRFGKDEKQ; encoded by the coding sequence ATGCAGCGGTTGATCTTGTCCCGGTTAGGCCAACTGGCCACAGTCCTGTTCATGCTTTCTCTGTTTACGTTTATGTTAATGAAATTAGCCCCAGGAGACCCGGTAAGATCTATCCTAAGAGCTGACGAGGTCTTAGTGACTAAATCCGATGAAGAGGCTGTGCGGAAGGAACTCGGTCTGGATCAGCCTTGGGCAGTGCAATACAGCCACTGGCTGTGGCGGGTTATACAGCTGGATCTGGGCGTCTCGTACGTTTCGGGACGTCCGGTTCTGGATGAACTGCTGGACCGGCTCCTGCCAACGGTTTACCTGGCGCTGGGAGGCCTCTTGGTCATGATCGTGATTGCCCTGCCCCTGGGAACACTGGCTGCCGTGTTTCATCACCGTCTGCTTGACCATGTCAGCCGGATGCTGGCCTTTATCGGCGCATCCCTGCCCCAATTTTGGCTGGGGCTGTTATTGGTTTATATATTTGCTTACCAACTCAAACTGCTGCCTTCCATGGGTGAAGGCAGCTTCAAACATATAATTTTACCTTCAGTGACCTTGGGCTTGGGCATGGCGGCAGTCTATGCCCGCCTGCTCCGCGCAGGCCTGTTGGAAAGCTTTTCCCAAGATTACATCCGTGCCGCCCGCTCCAGAGGGTTACCAGAGTGGCAGATTTTGATGGGCCACGCCATGCGCGCCGGGTTGCTGCCGGTGATCACCATGCTGGGAATGAGCTTGGGCCACTTGCTGGGAGGGGCTGTGGTGGTGGAAACCTTGTTTTCCTGGCCTGGTTTGGGCAAGCTGGTGGTCGATGCCGTGTTTAAACGGGACTATCCTATTATTCAAGGCTATATTTTGTTTACAGGCTTGTTTGTGGTCATGGCCAATCTGGTGATTGATCTGTCTTACCGCTGGCTGGACCCCCGCATCCGTTTTGGAAAGGATGAAAAGCAATGA
- a CDS encoding helix-turn-helix transcriptional regulator — MEQLSHAVCEIRRYPGKCLTHKHSFGQLLFALEGRMMIDTGPQFLELEEDQCYYLPPHCVHTFEAKDRHQFLVVDVPLRFLQSNHQQVQADHHGRLISLDERLRSLRFLLLDESGRGASSSGPLDDLVHYLSKAILTQPKYRSIEYIHAHFNEPITIEQLAAVEHYHPAYYQQWFKKITGKNPSEYIRELRLNEAERLLRETAWSVTDIACHVGYSHPASFIRAFVRHRGVTPHVFRQNI; from the coding sequence ATGGAACAACTCAGCCACGCAGTGTGTGAAATACGGCGTTATCCAGGCAAGTGCCTCACCCATAAGCACAGTTTTGGTCAGCTTTTATTTGCCTTAGAAGGCAGGATGATGATTGATACCGGTCCGCAGTTTTTGGAACTGGAGGAGGACCAATGCTACTATCTCCCCCCTCACTGTGTGCACACGTTTGAAGCCAAAGACCGCCATCAGTTTTTGGTAGTGGATGTTCCGCTTCGCTTTCTCCAGTCTAACCATCAGCAGGTTCAAGCTGACCATCATGGGCGGCTCATTTCGTTAGATGAGCGGCTGCGCTCCCTGCGCTTTTTGCTGCTGGATGAATCGGGAAGGGGAGCATCTTCGTCAGGTCCCCTTGATGATCTTGTCCATTATTTAAGCAAAGCGATTCTAACTCAACCCAAATACCGTTCTATTGAATATATTCACGCTCATTTTAATGAACCTATCACCATTGAACAGCTGGCCGCTGTGGAGCATTACCATCCGGCGTACTACCAGCAGTGGTTTAAGAAAATAACAGGAAAAAATCCGAGCGAGTATATCCGGGAGTTGCGCCTTAACGAAGCAGAACGGCTGCTCAGGGAGACTGCTTGGTCTGTCACGGATATTGCCTGCCACGTCGGTTATAGCCATCCTGCTTCATTTATTCGGGCCTTTGTGCGGCACAGGGGAGTCACACCTCATGTGTTTCGTCAAAATATTTAA
- a CDS encoding EamA family transporter, producing the protein MDSRVAGSLVLLAAVLWGTTGTAQAFAPQGASPLAIGAMRLAVGGLALLCFVLVRGTLSRKKAWPLGATLIAAVSMALYQPLFFSAVASTGVAVGTVVAIGSAPILAGMFEYVFRGVKPGQRWWLATALAVAGCVLLLGHQGEVSINIGGLLMALGAGFSFAVYTLVSKGLLAQHRPEEVVAVVFSLSAVLLSPLLLFYDLSWLLEMRGWAVVLHLGLVATALAYLLFVRGLTGIPAAHAVTLSLAEPLTAALLGIFLVGEILTLAAKFGIALLFLGLSLLTVRFRSLQQGNVPDK; encoded by the coding sequence ATGGATTCAAGAGTTGCTGGCAGTTTGGTTCTTTTGGCGGCAGTCTTATGGGGCACGACGGGCACCGCCCAAGCCTTTGCCCCCCAAGGGGCAAGTCCCCTGGCCATTGGTGCCATGCGCCTGGCAGTGGGAGGATTGGCCTTATTATGTTTTGTACTCGTACGGGGCACCCTTAGCCGTAAAAAAGCATGGCCGCTTGGGGCTACCTTGATAGCAGCGGTAAGCATGGCCCTTTATCAGCCCCTGTTTTTTTCGGCTGTCGCTTCAACGGGAGTGGCCGTTGGAACTGTGGTGGCCATCGGCAGCGCTCCTATTTTGGCCGGGATGTTCGAATATGTTTTTCGCGGCGTTAAACCGGGCCAAAGATGGTGGCTGGCTACTGCACTGGCTGTGGCGGGCTGTGTCCTTTTGCTCGGTCATCAAGGGGAAGTGAGTATCAATATTGGAGGCCTGTTGATGGCGCTTGGGGCAGGCTTTAGTTTTGCCGTCTATACTTTGGTCAGCAAGGGGTTGCTGGCCCAACATCGGCCTGAAGAGGTTGTAGCTGTCGTCTTTAGTTTAAGTGCTGTGTTGCTGTCTCCTCTCTTACTCTTCTATGACTTAAGCTGGTTGCTGGAGATGAGAGGTTGGGCTGTCGTGTTGCATCTTGGATTGGTTGCCACTGCATTGGCTTACCTGCTGTTTGTGCGGGGCTTGACAGGGATACCTGCTGCACATGCTGTCACCCTTTCTCTGGCCGAACCCTTGACAGCTGCGCTGTTGGGTATTTTTCTTGTCGGGGAGATATTAACCTTAGCCGCTAAGTTTGGTATTGCACTTTTGTTTTTGGGTTTAAGCCTTTTGACTGTCCGGTTTCGTTCCTTGCAACAGGGCAATGTCCCCGACAAATGA
- the nikA gene encoding nickel ABC transporter substrate-binding protein, producing MTVSSRSILNFLAISLALLLLLAACSSSETHSSSETETSAQSEREKTVTIMYSFPSSSLDPHQEWVTLRAGITETLVRLNEKLELEPWLATEWAQQDELTWVFTIREGVTFHDGTPLTAEEVKASLERGLEVNPSLQTTLKIDSLEADGQKLMIKTTEPYPALPSELVNPNTSIVKVDTTDLDRAPVGTGPFKVESFAPDVEIGLVRFDEYWAGPSPLEKAKFVINSDANVRALALQSHEADIVYHLPVESLEVIEQQEELTVQSVSSLRAHFLIFNHEQPHMQNEKVRQAIDLLIDRGTISHQVMQGHATPANGPFHPDFPFSAGETAPAFDPEQARALLEAAGWELDDTGQLVKEGKPLSLNLLTYQSRPELPLIAQLLQAEAAKIGMTINIQSVDNIDTYLHEHHDWDLATYSSLTAPRGDGGYFLNVAYTAEGALNAGGIEDTALSEIIAQLNQTSDPEQRHRLTQEAVQIIQDKTLHAFIIYPHIVVGINNRVLNWSPGAEEYYMLTHQLDVR from the coding sequence ATGACTGTAAGCTCCAGAAGTATTCTTAACTTTTTGGCAATCTCACTTGCTCTCTTATTGTTACTGGCTGCCTGCAGTTCATCAGAAACGCACTCATCGAGTGAAACTGAAACCAGTGCACAAAGTGAAAGGGAAAAAACCGTAACCATTATGTACAGCTTTCCTTCCAGCAGCTTGGATCCCCATCAAGAATGGGTCACGTTGCGGGCGGGGATCACTGAAACCCTTGTGCGGCTAAACGAAAAGCTGGAACTGGAACCTTGGCTGGCAACAGAGTGGGCCCAACAGGACGAACTCACCTGGGTTTTCACCATCCGGGAGGGGGTGACCTTTCACGATGGAACGCCGTTAACAGCTGAGGAGGTCAAAGCTTCTTTAGAGCGGGGGTTGGAGGTCAATCCGTCTCTACAAACCACGCTCAAAATCGATTCCTTGGAGGCGGACGGACAGAAACTGATGATTAAGACAACCGAGCCTTATCCGGCTTTGCCCTCAGAACTGGTGAACCCTAACACTTCTATTGTTAAGGTGGACACCACTGACTTGGATCGTGCTCCCGTCGGCACTGGTCCTTTTAAGGTCGAATCCTTTGCTCCTGATGTGGAAATCGGGTTGGTACGGTTTGATGAGTATTGGGCTGGCCCTTCCCCGCTTGAGAAAGCCAAGTTTGTAATTAATTCGGATGCCAATGTCAGAGCACTGGCGTTACAGTCCCATGAGGCTGATATCGTTTATCACCTTCCGGTAGAAAGTTTAGAGGTTATTGAGCAACAGGAAGAATTAACTGTTCAATCTGTTTCCAGCTTGAGAGCCCATTTCTTAATCTTTAATCATGAACAGCCTCACATGCAAAATGAAAAAGTGCGTCAGGCCATCGATCTATTGATTGACCGGGGCACGATTAGTCATCAAGTGATGCAAGGGCATGCCACCCCGGCCAATGGTCCCTTCCATCCTGATTTCCCCTTTAGTGCCGGGGAAACTGCCCCTGCTTTCGACCCCGAACAGGCCCGAGCACTGCTAGAAGCAGCAGGATGGGAGTTAGATGATACGGGCCAACTGGTCAAAGAGGGAAAGCCCTTGTCATTAAACCTGTTAACTTATCAAAGTAGACCTGAGTTACCGCTGATCGCCCAACTCCTTCAAGCCGAGGCTGCCAAAATTGGCATGACCATTAACATTCAGTCCGTGGACAACATCGACACCTATCTGCATGAACACCATGATTGGGACTTGGCCACTTACAGCAGCTTGACCGCTCCCAGAGGTGACGGGGGATACTTCCTCAATGTGGCCTATACAGCAGAAGGTGCCCTTAATGCAGGAGGCATTGAGGATACTGCCTTAAGCGAGATCATTGCTCAGCTTAACCAAACGAGTGATCCCGAACAACGGCACCGTTTGACACAGGAAGCTGTGCAAATCATTCAGGATAAAACCTTACATGCCTTTATCATTTACCCCCATATTGTGGTTGGGATTAATAACCGGGTGCTGAATTGGTCACCGGGGGCTGAGGAATATTACATGCTCACCCACCAGCTGGATGTGAGATAA
- the ybaK gene encoding Cys-tRNA(Pro) deacylase: MKTNAMRLLEQHQVEYQILTFTYDETDLEATQAAKEVGLPPSQVFKTLVLNGDKTGIVLASLPADCDLNLKALARASGNKKVELLPVKEIPKVTGYVRGGVSPVGMKKNYPFYIDHRVTKEEKVAVSGGKRGVLMMLRSRDLIKITNAVLADLCHTDRTRS, encoded by the coding sequence ATGAAAACCAACGCCATGAGGTTATTGGAGCAGCATCAGGTTGAATATCAAATATTGACTTTCACCTATGATGAAACAGATTTAGAGGCAACGCAAGCAGCGAAAGAAGTCGGCCTGCCTCCGTCACAGGTATTTAAAACACTGGTACTAAATGGGGACAAGACCGGAATTGTGCTGGCTTCCCTGCCTGCGGATTGCGACTTAAACCTGAAAGCGCTGGCCCGGGCCAGCGGCAACAAAAAAGTAGAACTGTTGCCGGTTAAAGAGATCCCCAAAGTGACCGGATATGTCCGGGGAGGGGTCTCTCCAGTGGGTATGAAGAAAAATTACCCGTTCTATATTGACCATCGTGTGACAAAGGAAGAAAAAGTAGCGGTCAGCGGTGGCAAACGGGGCGTGCTGATGATGCTAAGGAGCAGAGATTTAATTAAAATCACCAATGCAGTGTTGGCAGATCTGTGTCATACAGACAGAACTAGGTCATAA
- a CDS encoding CoB--CoM heterodisulfide reductase iron-sulfur subunit B family protein, which yields MRYAFFPGCTLESAAAELMISTKKVASALGIELIELEGWTCCGATHLQDVDEQLALAINARNIALAEQLNAPLLTVCNTCTLMLRTTKKTLDENLQLKEITNQRLSSANVEYQGTSEVTHLLWALIQDYGLENLRAKVKRPLKGLKVANFYGCHIIRPQEVLGFENHMNPHSMEMVVEALGAESVEFSQRLACCGFHAVFPAEKEVMRLTALNCLSPKKAGAHCIVTPCPLCQMQLDMYQPDAQKGCRDNITMPVLHLPQLIGLALGFEPEELAINRHIVDAIPVLQQHIGVI from the coding sequence ATGAGATACGCTTTCTTTCCCGGGTGTACATTGGAGTCGGCGGCAGCGGAATTGATGATTTCCACCAAAAAGGTCGCTTCCGCCTTAGGCATCGAATTGATTGAATTGGAAGGCTGGACTTGCTGCGGGGCAACGCATTTACAGGACGTTGACGAGCAATTGGCTCTGGCGATCAATGCGCGCAACATCGCCTTGGCCGAACAGCTGAACGCTCCGCTGCTTACCGTTTGCAACACTTGCACGCTTATGCTGCGGACTACAAAGAAAACACTCGATGAAAATCTACAGCTGAAAGAAATAACGAATCAAAGATTAAGTAGCGCAAATGTGGAATATCAAGGTACAAGTGAAGTGACCCACTTGTTGTGGGCCCTTATTCAAGATTATGGCCTTGAAAATTTAAGGGCAAAAGTAAAAAGACCGCTCAAGGGCTTGAAGGTTGCCAATTTTTACGGCTGCCACATCATTCGGCCGCAAGAAGTGTTGGGATTTGAAAACCATATGAATCCCCATTCGATGGAGATGGTCGTGGAAGCGCTTGGGGCGGAGAGTGTCGAATTTTCGCAAAGGTTGGCCTGCTGCGGCTTCCACGCTGTTTTTCCAGCGGAAAAAGAAGTGATGAGACTGACAGCGTTAAACTGCTTGTCGCCGAAAAAGGCCGGTGCCCATTGCATTGTGACCCCCTGTCCGCTATGCCAGATGCAACTCGATATGTACCAGCCCGATGCGCAAAAAGGATGCCGCGACAATATTACCATGCCTGTTCTGCATCTTCCGCAGCTGATCGGATTGGCCCTTGGATTCGAACCGGAAGAATTGGCCATTAACCGACATATTGTTGACGCGATTCCGGTGCTGCAGCAACATATAGGAGTAATATAA
- a CDS encoding MATE family efflux transporter, with amino-acid sequence MKTATSPVDTVKNQTVTHRQFLLLALPLILGALSTPLLGAVDTAVVGHLPDPVYIGGVAVGTLIFNTLYWLLGFLRVSTSGFTAQAHGANDKAELLMTFLRPLGIAVLCGMLFIVLQSPVKWVAMWLINPGQAVEAQALRYFEIRIWGAPFALMNYVILGWLIGIARVRLALFLQVFMNVFNIVLDLLFVLVLGFGVAGVAAASLIAEITAVGLGLVIIYLSKELQGGKWDKGQILATAPLLKMLKMNRDLFIRTVCLLAVFGIFTAKGATMGDVTLAANAILFQLHLLLAYVLDGIANASSILVGRSVGAGDQPLYIRTIRFSALWAFTASVLLGAFLFINKGWVIALFTSIPEVQLAAGQFAEWVVLYPLVSFWGLQLNGIFAGATEAGPLRDSLVVSLGVFLIAIWLFLPLWGNHGLWFSFTLFSLSRSLVLWAYLPRLNRMFAPQNVAAEHNRSSA; translated from the coding sequence ATGAAAACAGCAACATCTCCTGTAGACACCGTGAAGAACCAAACGGTCACGCATCGCCAATTTCTGCTCCTGGCCTTGCCCCTGATCCTGGGCGCCTTGTCCACCCCTTTATTGGGAGCTGTAGACACGGCCGTTGTGGGTCATTTGCCTGACCCGGTTTATATCGGGGGCGTGGCCGTTGGGACGCTTATTTTTAATACCTTATACTGGCTGCTCGGTTTTTTGCGTGTCAGTACATCAGGTTTTACCGCCCAAGCACACGGGGCCAATGATAAGGCTGAATTGTTGATGACCTTTCTGCGTCCATTGGGCATCGCCGTTTTGTGCGGGATGCTGTTTATTGTGCTGCAGTCGCCCGTCAAATGGGTGGCCATGTGGTTGATCAATCCGGGGCAGGCCGTTGAAGCCCAGGCCTTGCGTTACTTTGAGATCCGCATTTGGGGAGCTCCTTTTGCCCTGATGAATTATGTGATTTTAGGCTGGCTCATTGGCATTGCCCGGGTCCGTCTGGCCCTCTTTTTGCAAGTATTTATGAATGTGTTCAACATTGTTCTGGACCTGCTTTTCGTACTGGTGCTAGGATTCGGCGTCGCAGGAGTAGCTGCCGCCAGCCTGATTGCCGAAATTACCGCAGTCGGGCTTGGCTTGGTGATCATCTACCTATCCAAGGAATTGCAAGGGGGAAAATGGGATAAGGGACAGATTTTAGCCACCGCTCCGCTCCTTAAGATGTTAAAAATGAACCGTGATCTGTTTATCCGTACCGTCTGCCTGCTCGCTGTGTTCGGTATTTTTACGGCCAAGGGAGCCACCATGGGTGATGTGACCCTGGCCGCCAATGCCATCTTGTTTCAGCTCCATTTATTACTGGCTTATGTCCTGGACGGGATCGCCAATGCCAGCAGTATCTTAGTGGGTCGGTCTGTCGGTGCGGGTGACCAGCCATTGTATATCCGGACCATCCGTTTCTCAGCCTTGTGGGCTTTTACGGCTTCTGTCTTGCTTGGTGCCTTTCTATTTATAAATAAAGGCTGGGTGATTGCCCTATTTACCAGCATCCCGGAAGTCCAGCTCGCTGCCGGTCAATTTGCAGAGTGGGTGGTGCTCTATCCCCTGGTTAGTTTTTGGGGCTTGCAGCTAAACGGTATCTTTGCCGGTGCAACTGAAGCGGGACCCCTTCGCGACTCCCTTGTTGTTTCCCTGGGTGTCTTCTTAATCGCCATTTGGCTGTTTCTCCCCTTATGGGGGAATCACGGACTGTGGTTCAGCTTTACTCTGTTCAGCCTGTCCCGTTCCCTGGTTTTGTGGGCCTATCTCCCCCGTTTAAACCGGATGTTTGCTCCACAAAACGTAGCAGCAGAGCACAACCGCAGTTCCGCTTAA